TGAAAACACTGGTCTtggtgatgggggagggggctggctcATCCTGTTCCTCATGCCCACCCCCAATCCATGACCAAGTATTGCTGATTCTGTCTCCAAAGTTACCACTTTATTTGAAGCCACCATCTGACTTTGAACCATTTCAGGAACCTTGTAAGTTGTCTTTGTTCTACCCttaagtgaagtagctcagtcgtgtctgactctttgcgaccccatggactgtagcccaccaggctcctccatccatgggattttccaggcaagaatactggagtgggttgccatttccttctccaggggatcttcctgatctagggatcgaacccaggtctcctgcattgcaggcagacgctttaacctctgagccaccagggaagccctgttctaCCCTTATTCTCCTCCAAATCATTTTCCAGGTTGTAGCCAGACTGAACTTGCACCAGTCtaattaaatttgtttctttcttgaaAATGTAATGGTAACTCTTTTCCTTGGACCTTTGCACATAATGTATTTCAACCTGAACCCTCTTCCATTCATTTCTTCCAAAGCCTCTTTGCCTGAGTATGTCTAACTCATCCTGTGTGTCTTAGCTTAGATGACTTCtcttcagagaagccttcccttGCTCTTTGAATCTGGAAAATTATATCTTCCAAGAACTCCAGTGCACCCGTACCTACCCAGAAGAGTATCACTTTCCTACTGAGTTGTAGTTGTGCTTTTTCTTACTGACAACTCACATGGGACTGTGGCCTCcacaagaaagaaaactctgtctcattcatattgttgtgtggtcaccaagtcgtgtccaactttttgtaaccctatggactgtaacccaccaagctcctctgtgaatgggatttcccaggcaagaatattggagtggcttaccatttccttctccagggaatcttccaaacccagggattgaaactttgTCTCCAGCAGATTTCCCCAAAAGGTAATGAAAATCCTTGTGATATACTTAGTACTTAATGTAtgcttttgaatgaatgaataacattCCCAGAGGTCTTAAACATAAAGCCAAAGTTTACCTTGAaaatcattcattcagcaaatgtccTTAACCTGAACACATCCTTAAACCTGTGTCAGACTCAGGAGAACCAATAATGATTTAGACTCAGACTCTAATGGTGCGAACCCAAGGATGTGAGGAATACACACCAACCCTAGGATACTGGTTGCCTTTAGGGAGGGATAGAAGGAGGAAAATAGGACCAGGGAAGGATTAAGAAGGAATTGAATGTATCTgcaatattactttaaaaaaaaacctgaagtgAATGGCAAAATGTTAGTATGTGTTAATTCTAGGTACATGGAGGTTTTTATGTCATTTTCTACATATTTCTGTAGGTTTGAAATAGgcaataatataaaacataaaatatttccctAATAGTGAATTACTAATAGAAAAGTAAGATTAACtgtaaattgtatttaaaaaatcagagtaaaagtagaacagaaaaaaacatggcaaaagaaatcaaatattGATAAATTAAGAAGTAGTGATATAAGaccaaggcttctctggtggctcagtggtaaagagttcacctgccaatccaggagatgcaggttcaatccctgggttgggaagatccactggagatggaaatggcaacctacaccagtgttcttgcttaggaaatcccatggacagaggagcctggaagcctacagcccatggagtggcaagaatcagacatgacttagtgactaaacaacagtaaaaaCAGATAAGACCAGTATTTAAATATAGGGAGGTAACTTCCAGAAGATACAGCTATAGACTTTTAGATAGGTGCCTTTTAGGGGCAGGGTtggagatggaggagcctgagccAGCCCTCACCTTTAAAGAACATATAATTCAAGAGAACCATGAGCGTGTCTTGGGTGAACTCCTCCAGGCAGTCCACGACCTGCCCGTACGTTTGCCTGCTCACGTAGCCATTAATCTGCTTCCTAGTTGCATCAGAGTTTGTGAAGTTGGCAGAAAAGGCAAAAACTCCATACAGCTCCCTGATGTTGTCCAAAATGTGCTGCTGAGGCTTCAGCTGCGTGTCCAGGAACAGAGAGTTGCCTAGTTTCAGTTCCAATTTGGGGCTAGGTAGGTCAAGGGTGTGGATGAGGCTCTGGAAACCCCGGTGGATGTCGGCTTCTGGGGTCTCGGTGAGATTGAAGCCGAGGCCCTCCAGGATCTGAGTCCGGGTATCAGCTTGCACCCCCAGAGAGAGCAGGGCCAGGGTGCTAGAGAGGCTCACTGGGGAGAAGAAGATGTTTCCTGGGGTTTCTGCTGCCAGCTGCTTGTACAGACGCAAAGCGAAGCTGGTAAGGGTGGGTGTGATTTTCTGGTAGGCGGGGAGGGACTCTGAGAGCTGACCACGCGGGGCTTCAGGCACCCTCAGGCTCTTATCTCCATGGGCAGGAAAGGGCTGACAGTGGACAGAGGCCAGGATCCCAGCTCCCAGCAGCCACAGCCACGCCGGCCCCATCCTCTGAAAACAAGATAGGGAACACGTCATCCTTCTTCATAAACAGCCTCGTGTTTACACAGTAACCCACATCCAGGCTGGATCCCACAGAGATGTCAAGTGGGGCACTGCAGAGGGTGAGGAGGGGGTGAGCAAGCTGGTTGGCTCCAGACACTTTCCCCCAGGGCTTCAGTCACAGCAGGAGCCCCTTCTCAGCTTTATGTATTGATTCATCTAtaacattttgttgatttttctgaaCGATGAacccctcttccccctccccaaaaTAAACTCCAACAACTTCCTTTgccttcctcctccctgcctcccttccttcttccttcctttccttctttcctttttctttctactttctagTCATTCTTTCAATCATTCGTTAACTTTCAAAGACTGGGGTGACCCTCAATAGTATAGGACAAAAGTCAGGACACTGTGACAGGACTGGTGCTGGCCTCCCCTGCACTTGGGTGTGGCCTTTGACTAGCATCTTGCCTTCTGGAGGGGGTAAGATGCTGCATGAACCTCCtggccagtctttcccagaaggAGGCATACCCTCTACTTTTCTGGTCTCCATGAGCTGGAGTGTGGATGTGACAATCGGCCTCAAAGACCTTATGGGTGGGGGCAGCTCATGAGGCAGGCAAAGCCACGGTGgggcctgggggttgggggagaggagagagatttACTCCATCTCTGTTATCTCCGGTAGCTCTTGTCACTTGCAGGGGCTGAAACCTCTATCTTAACTGATGGAGAGATTTAGGAAAGACATCTGCTGAATTGAGTCTCCCACCCACAAATTCaaatgttgaagtcctaatcctcAGCATATCAGAACGTGGTCTTGTTGGGAAATAGAGTCATTGAGTTGTAATTAGTTAATATGACGTTGTGTGCATTCagactaagtggcttcagtcatgtctgactctttgcaaccctacaggctgtagcccgctaggctcctctgtccatgggattctccaggcaagaatgctagagtgggttgccatgtcctcctccaggggaatctttctgacccagggattgaacctgcatctcttatgtctctgagGCTCTAATCTATATGAGTGGTTGCATGGGCCCTAATCTCTAttactgatgtccttataaaaaggggaactgaacacaggcacacacacacagggagaaagagatgtaaggatgaaggcagagatcaatCAGGGTGATGATTCTAGAAGCCAAGGAACACCTAAGATTACAGGAGCAAAGAGAGCGGCCTGGAGCAGACTCCCACCTTGGAGCCTCAGGACCCAGCCTTgccgacaccttgatcttggatttcttgTCCTCAGAACTGTGAGAATCCATTTCTGTTGTGTAAGCTACCCAGTTTGTGAAAGGTTGTTAATGCAGCCTAGGAAACAAATACAATAGCTCCTGCGCTTTAAGGAGCTCATTGATATGACTCCATTAATATCACCCATAGTATCATAACATCATTAATATCACTCTATTAGTATGAAGTGGCCAGAAGAGCCTTCATGCCACCCCTAGGGGGTCAAAGTGCTTCGGGGTGAGAAGTGCAGCATCAGCTCGGGGTGAAGGCTTATCACACATGCGTCCCCACATCCACACAGAGCATGCACttggcccccccacccccaccttgctGTCCTCGGTAAGGAGTCCCATCCCCTTGCTCCTTTCAAGACTGACACTTCTGTTGTCCCATGCCACAGCGGCCATCCACAGCTCACCACCCCATCCTCGTTTGTCTATCCTGATATATTTTATGTCTTAACACACTATTGACCAGGGGATTTTGCAGAAACCAAATCCTGTTGCTGGTGTTTTGTTATATAAGTGAATATTGAAATGACTCTGGTCAATAACGTTCCAGTGACAAAGGATATAGCTCTGATCAGTACGTTGTTAATCAGCACCTTTAATGCCTTTCACCCAAACCAATGATCTCTGGGCCATTTACATATTTTTGCAGATGGTTTATAGCACCTGGTGCCCTAAAAATCCCATTAAACCCCAAGGCCAGTTGTTGGGAGGGAAGAATGTAGTCTCATTATTGATTATGTCGAAACACATTTGCTGGTCAAAGTACTGTAGGCAGATCCCCAAGGCCACATCCTAACCTCTCCACTGCAGCTCAGTacgtggcatcactgactcaacggacatgaatttgagtatgctccaggagttggtgatggacagggaggcctggcatgctgcggtccatggggtcgcaaagagtcagacatgactgagtgactgaactgaactgaattgaacagaacCCACTTAGTCATGATTCTCATTCATATTGGGAAACAGAACAGCTTAAAAATTGGACTGCCCctggagaaaattagaaatacagcTGTAATAAAACTTTTTCCAGTTTATTCTTTTTATCCCAGTGAACTCACCACCATTTTCTACTTATTGCACCCCGAGGACACCCAGACCTGCAGAGTATCTATTTCTCAAAGGACTGAACTGTAagtcagagggcctgggtttgaatcaAGGCTCTGTAGTTAAATCACTGGGTGGCACTGTGTTAAGGAAGCTTTCTGAACTGCTGGTTGATATTTGCAAAATGCAAATGACAATGCCTACCCCCTGGGGGTGGGGTCGCTTAAGGATCATAAGACATAATATAATGTAAAAGCACCTGGCATGTAGGAAGCATGCAATGCTAATTTTCACCCCTTTCTACTGAGACTGGATGTAGTTACACCAAAGTTATTCCTTTATTCCTTTTCCCAAAAGATCTCAGAAGAAAATTAAGCATCCCATGAATTAGGTATAGTATCcctatttattgtttcttttgtggTGGAGATGGAGATATTAGCTGTATTGGGTCACTAGTTCCCAGCCTGTTCTCAGATGCTGTGGGAGGGATGTGTGTGAAAGTGGGGATGATATTTTGGATCATCTCAaagtctggagaaggagatgcaaCTGCAGTGTAGTGGGAAAGAGAAAGCTCTGGAAATGCTAGAGTAGACTCAAGCCAGGAAGCATGGTCTGCCCCACATCCCAGCTGCGCCCCAGTGGAGGAAAACTGCTTCACGTCATTTCATGGAATCCTTATGAGAACCTAAGACCTCGGTAATATAATCCCTGTTGTAtgcatggggaaactgagtctcgaGGCCAGACAGACACAAGTGGCAGGAGCATGGGTCAAATTCCAGACCAGGGCCCTGAAGCATCCCTCTTTCATATAATAAAATGTCCCATCAAGTTGCTACGACTGTGAGATCATTTTGCTTTGGGTTGTATTGCTCTGCTTTCTTGTCTAACTGTGAGAAATACTGGGAGTTtctcaaaagaaatttaaaggcCAAGTTATTCATAAAAGGTTGTTTAAAACCTGAAGTTCCCACTTCAAGGCTTAGAACCAGTACATCATCACATTTTTCCTTCAGGGAACTCAGTTCTGCCGTTTATTCTGCCAAAGTGAGAAGGAGGGactggttgggggagggggggtggtgcgcagggggagggagaggaggggggagggaaagagagagtgcCCTCATCCCCACCTTCATTTCAGACACGAGCATGGTACTCACAGCAAGGTCCCTGGGCTGGGGGCCCTGGGTCTTCAGCACCGCCTCGCCTCCTACCCGCAGGAAAATAGTGTTTGACAATCACGGCAGCCTAGTTAATATTTGTCAGGTCAATTCCTAGGACTGGTATGAAGGCCGGAAGTGACGTATTCTTTATCGTTTGCGTCCTGCTGGCCTGTCCTGCAGAGTGAATTGAGATCCTGGACCCGGCCTGGTGAGTGAAGACATTCACATATGGATGTGATGTCAGGGGGTCGTGACGTGGCAGCTGCTGACCCATTACTGGTGgttttgtgtgttctgggctgtgtcCTTTATGAATCACTCTGAATATGAGATGTTAACTACGTACTGTGGTGATCATTCCACAATATgtgtaaatcaaaccatcatcCTGCACACCTTGAATAAAGCCTTCATGGACTCCCTCTGCTAAATGGAACCGAGCCAGGTGGTAgatgctcccctcccccagagtAAGCAGATGGAGTTTATTCCCTGTGGAATATCCAAGCTCCAAAACTCCAAAATGCAGGACCATCAGGAGAGGAAGCTGGGCCTTGCCCAGACAAGAGATAAgggaccacatatttctcattttcaaagtCAAGAAAATCTTCCCAACTGGAAAGCTCCTTGGAGGTTAGAAAGGGAGGGGGTTGCCACCCCAGAGTAAGTGATGTCAGTTACCCGTAGTCCTCTTCGATGGAGCTCATCTTGACTGAGAGATGCACATGAATACATGAGAGGacccatcttcccaacccaggaatg
The nucleotide sequence above comes from Bubalus kerabau isolate K-KA32 ecotype Philippines breed swamp buffalo chromosome 19, PCC_UOA_SB_1v2, whole genome shotgun sequence. Encoded proteins:
- the SERPINA11 gene encoding serpin A11: MGPAWLWLLGAGILASVHCQPFPAHGDKSLRVPEAPRGQLSESLPAYQKITPTLTSFALRLYKQLAAETPGNIFFSPVSLSSTLALLSLGVQADTRTQILEGLGFNLTETPEADIHRGFQSLIHTLDLPSPKLELKLGNSLFLDTQLKPQQHILDNIRELYGVFAFSANFTNSDATRKQINGYVSRQTYGQVVDCLEEFTQDTLMVLLNYMFFKAKWKHPFNRYQTQKQESFFVDGRTSLRIPMMHQKEMHRFLYDQEVACTVLRLEYSGNAQALLILPDPGKMAQVEAALQPETLKKWDKLLLPSLLDLHLPKFSISGTYNLEEILPHIGLTGLFNSEADYSGITGQLNRTISRVSHKATVDVSERGTEAAVASSLLSQPRSLNVTSAPHARFNRPFLLLLWEVTTESPLFLGKVVNPAAG